The following are from one region of the Oncorhynchus tshawytscha isolate Ot180627B linkage group LG24, Otsh_v2.0, whole genome shotgun sequence genome:
- the mto1 gene encoding protein MTO1 homolog, mitochondrial, whose product MLAQKLHLLRHNVLSFVSSRTGSDLTRRQYDVIVVGGGHAGTEAAAAAARLGAETLLITQKIMTIGALSCNPSLGGVGKGQLVREVDALDGLCGRAGDSAGVHFSILNRSKGPAVWGPRAQLDRERYRQFIQSELLSTPRLTVLEGSVDELLVSQPNPEEPGHHRVTGIRLVDGSHPILSSSVVLTTGTFLSGSLFMGQTTSPGGRMGDAQSCAGLSYTLKETLGLRVGRLRTGTPPRIVKESVDLSLAQLQAPDKQPTPFSFLNTHTRCKPEEQLPCYLTHTTPGVERVVRESVHLNCHIQQDAKGPRYCPSIESRVLRFPGRRHQVWLEPEGLTSDLLYPQGLSMTMPPELQLRLLREIPALHRAEIRTPGYGVQYDFVCPTQLTPSLQVKSTQGLFLAGQINGTTGYEEAAAQGLWAGVNAGRTALSLPPMALSRTQSYIGVLIDDLVGRGVTEPYRMFTSRAEFRTYLRPDNADLRLTPRGFEEVGCVTLRRYKKAVSVRDGLQEALMALQSVALSSTRWREKLGNISLSENKSTTLNGLDLLQYKDVSFEMLASAFPECLSQYFEYSQRLKIEAVYRPHCEKQSREMERIRSEESLSLPSDMDYLSLPVSLSQEVREILDRVRPNTLGAATRLPGMTPAGIIHLLNYVLRTGQRNRHTEHRNRSSQKEGEKGQLCASNIPISQ is encoded by the exons ATGTTGGCACAGAAACTGCACCTGCTCCGACACAACGTCCTGTCATTTGTATCCTCTCGGACTGGCAGTGACCTCACCAGGCGCCAGTATGATGTCATTGTGGTGGGGGGAGGACATGCTGGGACTGAGGCGGCGGCCGCAGCAGCCAGATTGGGAGCAGAGACTCTCCTCATTACCCAGAAGATCATGACTAtcg GGGCCCTCTCCTGTAACCCATCTCTGGGGGGCGTGGGGAAAGGCCAGCTGGTGAGGGAGGTGGATGCTCTGGACGGTCTGTGTGGGCGAGCAGGCGACTCGGCCGGGGTCCACTTCTCCATCCTAAACCGCAGCAAAGGGCCCGCTGTGTGGGGACCCCGGGCACAGCTGGACCGGGAACGCTACCGCCAATTCATCCAG TCAGAATTGCTGTCCACTCCCAGGCTGACAGTGTTGGAGGGCTCAGTGGATGAGTTGCTGGTGTCACAACCCAACCCAGAGGAGCCTGGACACCACAGAGTCACTGGGATAAGACTGG TCGATGGAAGCCACCCCATCTTGTCCAGCTCAGTGGTACTTACCACTGGCACTTTCCTGTCCGGCTCCCTCTTCATGGGCCAAACCACCTCTCCCggggggaggatgggggatgCTCAATCATGTGCCGGACTTTCTTACACACTGAAAGAGACATTGGGGTTGAGGGTGGGTCGGCTGAGGACTGGCACACCCCCTCGAATAGTGAAGGAGTCCGTGGATCTGTCCTTGGCTCAGCTCCAAGCCCCGGACAAACAGCCCACTCCCTTCAGTTTTCTCAACACGCACACCCGCTGCAAG CCAGAAGAGCAGCTCCCCTGCTATCTGACCCACACCACGCCTGGAGTGGAGAGAGTGGTCAGGGAGAGTGTCCACCTCAACTGTCACATACAGCAGGACGCCAAAGGTCCCAG ATACTGTCCCTCCATCGAGTCGCGGGTGCTGCGGTTTCCGGGGCGACGGCACCAGGTGTGGCTGGAGCCGGAAggtttgacctctgacctgttgTACCCCCAGGGCTTGTCCATGACCATGCCCCCTGAACTGCAGCTCCGCCTCCTTAGGGAGATCCCCGCCTTGCACCGAGCCGAGATCCGCACTCCTG GTTACGGGGTGCAGTATGACTTTGTGTGCCCCACCCAGCTGACCCCGTCTCTGCAGGTGAAGAGCACGCAGGGGCTCTTCCTCGCGGGTCAAATCAACGGCACCACGGGCTACGAAGAAGCAGCCGCACAA GGCTTGTGGGCGGGGGTGAATGCAGGTCGGACGGCCCTCTCCCTGCCCCCCATGGCATTGTCTCGTACTCAGAGCTACATCGGGGTGCTGATCGATGACTTGGTGGGCCGAGGGGTGACAGAACCTTACCGCATGTTCACCAGCCGCGCCGAGTTCAGAACCTACCTCAGGCCCGACAACGCAGACCTCCGTCTCACCCCCAGAG GGTTTGAGGAGGTGGGCTGCGTGACTTTGCGGCGATACAAGAAAGCGGTAAGTGTGAGGGACGGCCTCCAGGAAGCCCTGATGGCCCTGCAGTCCGTGGCGCTATCCTCCACCCGCTGGAGAGAGAAGCTGGGCAACATCAGCCTGAGTGAGAACAAGAGCACCACCTTAAA tggTTTGGATCTGTTGCAATATAAAGATGTGTCCTTTGAAATGTTGGCCTCCGCCTTCCCAGAGTGTCTTTCACAATATTTTGAGTACTCACAACGACTCAAGATTGAAG CTGTGTACAGACCCCACTGCGAGAAGCAGAgtcgagagatggagagaatacgGAGCGAGGAaagtctgtctctcccctctgacatGGACTACCTCTCCTTACCAGTGTCCCTCTCTCAGGAGGTCAGAGAGATACTGGACCGAGTCAGGCCCAACACT CTGGGCGCTGCTACCCGTCTACCAGGCATGACGCCTGCTGGGATCATCCACCTTCTCAACTATGTCCTCAGGACCGGGCagaggaacagacacacagagcacagaaacCGATCGAGCCaaaaagagggggaaaagggaCAGCTGTGTGCAAGCAACATACCGATATCTCAGTGA